In Aegilops tauschii subsp. strangulata cultivar AL8/78 chromosome 3, Aet v6.0, whole genome shotgun sequence, one genomic interval encodes:
- the LOC109769177 gene encoding cytokinin dehydrogenase 2-like has protein sequence MNKAREMTLIAALFVLSCLLKTTTSPATSAYSGAWMPASSVLYELRHLGVRALIRYDAEATGRASADFGNVSDAQPPPAAVLYPSCPEDIASLLRASCTHTSPFPVSARGCGHSTRGQASAPRGVVVDMLSLGCHASGSATRLSVSVDGRYVDAGGEQLWVDVLRAALAHGLTPRTWTDYLHLTVGGTLSNAGISGQAFRHGPQISNVQELDVITGLGEIVTCSKEKHADLFDAVLGGLGQFGVITRARIPLIQAPARARWVRLFYTGAAPLTGDQERLIGVDLGTAVSGLMDYVEGSVVLADQGQVGSWRSSFFSEADAARIAALAEEAGGVLYCLEGALYYGGAALAGESDVDKRLEVLLRELRYARGFAFVQDVSYAGFLDRVRDGELKLRAAGLWDVPHPWLNLFLPRSRVLDFAAGVFHGILRRDGGTGPMGPVLVYPMNRDRWDGNTSAVFPEEEEVFYTVGILRSAVSEGDLGRLEEQNEEILRFCEEAGIPCVQYLPYYAGQAGWEKKHFGPAKWARFVERKRKYDPKAILSRGQRIFTSPLA, from the exons ATGAACAAAGCGCGAGAAATGACACTGATAGCCGCTCTGTTCGTGCTCAGCTGCCTCCTCAAGACAACGACGAGCCCCGCCACCTCGGCCTACTCGGGCGCATGGATGCCCGCCTCCTCCGTACTCTATGAGCTCCGCCACCTCGGGGTCCGTGCGCTGATCCGTTACGATGCCGAGGCCACCGGGCGGGCGTCCGCCGACTTCGGCAACGTGTCGGACGCCCAGCCACCGCCGGCGGCCGTGCTCTACCCGTCGTGCCCCGAGGACATCGCCTCGCTGCTGCGCGCCTCGTGCACGCACACCTCCCCGTTCCCCGTGTCTGCCCGGGGCTGCGGCCACTCGACCCGAGGCCAGGCGTCCGCACCCCGCGGCGTCGTCGTGGACATGCTGTCGCTCGGGTGCCACGCCAGCGGGTCTGCCACCCGCCTCTCCGTCTCGGTCGACGGCCGCTACGTCGATGCCGGCGGCGAGCAGCTGTGGGTGGACGTGCTGCGTGCCGCCCTGGCGCACGGCCTCACCCCGAGGACGTGGACCGACTACCTCCATCTCACCGTCGGCGGCACGCTCTCCAACGCGGGCATCAGCGGCCAGGCCTTCCGCCACGGCCCCCAGATATCCAACGTGCAAGAACTcgacgtgatcaccg GGCTCGGGGAGATTGTCACATGCTCAAAGGAGAAGCACGCGGACCTGTTCGACGCCGTGCTGGGCGGGCTGGGGCAGTTCGGCGTCATAACGCGGGCGCGCATCCCGCTGATCCAGGCGCCGGCGAGGGCGCGCTGGGTGCGGCTCTTCTACACGGGGGCCGCGCCGCTCACGGGCGACCAGGAGCGGCTCATCGGCGTCGACCTCGGCACCGCTGTGTCCGGGCTCATGGACTACGTCGAGGGCTCGGTGGTGCTCGCGGACCAGGGCCAGGTCGGGAGCTGGCGCTCGTCGTTCTTCTCGGAAGCCGACGCGGCGCGCATCGCCGCGCTCGCCGAGGAGGCGGGCGGCGTCCTTTACTGCCTCGAGGGAGCGCTGTACTACGGCGGCGCTGCTCTCGCCGGCGAGTCTGACGTCGACAAG AGGCTGGAGGTGCTGCTGCGGGAGCTGCGGTACGCGCGTGGGTTCGCGTTCGTGCAGGACGTGTCGTACGCGGGGTTCCTTGACCGGGTGCGCGACGGCGAGCTCAAGCTCCGCGCCGCCGGCCTCTGGGACGTGCCGCACCCCTGGCTCAACCTCTTCCTCCCGCGCTCCCGCGTCCTCGACTTCGCGGCCGGCGTCTTCCACGGCATCCTCCGCCGCGACGGCGGCACCGGCCCCATGGGCCCCGTCCTCGTCTACCCCATGAACCGGGACAGGTGGGACGGCAACACGTCAGCGGTGTtcccagaggaggaggaggtgttctACACGGTTGGGATCCTTCGGTCGGCGGTGTCCGAGGGCGACCTTGGGCGTCTGGAGGAGCAGAACGAGGAGATCTTACGCTTCTGCGAGGAGGCAGGGATACCGTGCGTGCAGTACCTGCCGTACTACGCCGGCCAGGCCGGGTGGGAGAAGAAGCACTTTGGTCCGGCCAAGTGGGCCAGGTTCGTGGAGCGGAAGAGAAAGTATGATCCCAAGGCTATCCTGTCCCGTGGCCAGAGAATTTTCACCTCCCCGCTGGCTTGA